Proteins encoded together in one Coffea arabica cultivar ET-39 chromosome 2c, Coffea Arabica ET-39 HiFi, whole genome shotgun sequence window:
- the LOC113725141 gene encoding 21 kDa protein-like has protein sequence MAYPILPLLILSLSLSWIPAKSDAAAAATSFIRAKCRTTTYPSLCVESLSTFAATIQRSPNQLAQTALSVSLDRAQSTRAFVAKLSKFRGLKGREYAALRDCLEQMADSVDRLGNSVQEIKNLGRSRGPELFWHISNAQTWVSAALTDDSTCADGFAGRTLNGRVKSSIKTRMTNVAQVTSNALALINQMAGGNY, from the coding sequence aTGGCTTACCCAATACTGCCTTTACTAATTTTGAGTCTGTCCCTCTCGTGGATTCCGGCCAAGTCAGATGCCGCGGCCGCAGCCACCAGTTTCATCCGGGCCAAATGCAGAACCACTACCTACCCATCTCTGTGTGTCGAATCCCTTTCGACTTTCGCCGCGACCATTCAGAGGAGCCCGAACCAGTTGGCCCAAACGGCTCTGTCCGTGAGCCTGGACAGGGCTCAGTCCACTAGAGCATTCGTGGCTAAGCTCTCCAAATTCAGAGGGCTGAAGGGTAGAGAGTATGCAGCTCTGAGGGACTGCTTAGAACAGATGGCCGACAGCGTGGACCGGCTCGGCAACTCCGTCCAGGAGATCAAGAACTTGGGTAGGTCCCGGGGGCCGGAGCTATTCTGGCACATCAGCAACGCACAGACTTGGGTGAGTGCTGCGCTCACTGACGACAGCACCTGTGCGGATGGGTTTGCCGGCCGGACCTTGAATGGAAGGGTTAAGTCTTCCATTAAAACAAGAATGACCAATGTTGCACAGGTGACCAGCAATGCCTTGGCATTGATCAACCAAATGGCTGGTGGAAACTACTAG
- the LOC113720408 gene encoding probable pectinesterase/pectinesterase inhibitor 33, which produces MTTKFVIFLLCCLSLGTFFCHSQPSGQEESNGDIDWWCSSTPHPETCKYFMCRPPYSDIKPIGRDQFRTMTVRVALEQVHSARKHAKNLRRECRSKRKKAVWRDCNKLLSNTVLQLNRTIEGFLANQTSDVDAQTWLSTALTNLEICRSGSLDLNVTELISPILTSNMSHLISNCLAVNGVLMEHQDYKDGFPGWVTAGERKLLQSSVTLSRTASAVVAMDGSGHFRSIQAAINYAASRMVGNARVVIYVKRGVYRENIAISSTMNKVTLIGDGLRYTIVTGSRSVAGGYTTYSSATLGVDGIGFMARGITFRNTAGPQRGQAVALRSASDLSVFYACGFEGYQDTLFVHAQRQFYKNCYIYGTIDFIFGNAAVVFQNCIIYVRKPLWGQVNVITAQGRADPFQNTGISIHNSRIVAARDLRPAVGSFNTYLGRPWQLYSRTVFLKTYMDGLINPAGWLPWVNTNFGQNTVYYGEYNNFGPGASTRSRVRWRGYHVITSANVASRFTVANLIAGRTWLPSTGVPFIAGL; this is translated from the exons ATGACGACTAAGTTTGTTATATTCCTCTTATGCTGCTTATCTTTGGGTACTTTCTTCTGTCATTCACAACCAAGCGGCCAAGAAGAAAGTAATGGTGATATCGATTGGTGGTGCAGCAGCACTCCTCATCCTGAGACTTGCAAGTACTTCATGTGCCGTCCTCCCTATTCAGACATCAAACCCATAGGCAGAGACCAATTCAGAACGATGACGGTGCGAGTAGCCTTGGAGCAAGTCCATAGTGCAAGAAAGCATGCAAAGAATCTTCGGAGAGAGTGCcgcagcaaaagaaagaaggcCGTTTGGAGGGATTGTAACAAACTTCTTTCCAATACAGTTCTCCAATTGAACCGCACCATCGAGGGCTTCCTAGCCAACCAGACTTCTGATGTTGATGCACAAACTTGGCTCAGCACGGCCCTCACCAACTTGGAAATCTGTCGATCAGGGTCCCTCGATTTGAATGTCACGGAACTCATTTCCCCTATTCTTACCAGTAACATGTCGCATTTGATTAGCAATTGTTTAGCTGTGAACGGGGTGTTGATGGAGCATCAAGATTACAAAGATGGATTTCCGGGTTGGGTCACCGCTGGTGAAAGAAAGCTGTTACAGTCGTCAGTAACCTTGTCCAGGACAGCGAGTGCGGTTGTTGCAATGGATGGATCGGGTCATTTTCGATCAATTCAGGCAGCTATAAATTATGCGgcatcaaggatggtgggaaaTGCGAGGgttgtgatatatgtgaaaagAGGTGTTTACAGGGAGAATATTGCGATAAGCAGCACCATGAATAAAGTGACGTTGATTGGTGATGGGTTGAGATACACAATTGTCACAGGCAGCCGCAGCGTCGCCGGGGGTTACACAACCTACAGCAGCGCAACTCTTG GGGTGGATGGAATTGGATTCATGGCCCGGGGAATCACATTCCGCAACACCGCCGGGCCACAGCGGGGTCAAGCAGTGGCGCTTCGATCTGCATCGGATCTTTCAGTGTTCTATGCTTGCGGATTCGAAGGATACCAGGACACTCTTTTCGTGCACGCTCAGCGTCAATTCTACAAGAACTGCTACATCTACGGCACCATAGACTTCATATTTGGAAACGCAGCCGTGGTTTTCCAGAACTGCATCATCTACGTTCGCAAGCCCCTCTGGGGCCAAGTCAACGTCATAACAGCTCAAGGCCGAGCCGACCCTTTCCAAAACACCGGAATATCAATCCATAACTCACGAATTGTGGCTGCTCGAGACCTCAGGCCGGCGGTCGGGTCATTCAATACGTATTTGGGACGGCCGTGGCAGCTGTATTCACGTACAGTTTTTCTCAAGACTTACATGGACGGCTTAATAAATCCGGCCGGTTGGTTACCTTGGGTAAAcactaattttggtcaaaatacgGTGTACTACGGGGAATACAATAATTTTGGACCGGGTGCTTCCACGAGATCCAGAGTCAGGTGGCGGGGTTACCATGTCATCACAAGCGCGAATGTGGCTTCACGTTTCACGGTTGCAAACCTCATAGCTGGCCGGACATGGTTGCCTTCCACCGGCGTCCCATTCATTGCGGGCCTATGA
- the LOC113725143 gene encoding 21 kDa protein-like, with translation MEGCCSSNSNHLVGILLIFLSLTRFSTTASAARALSGVTTNTEFIRTSCSTTTYPELCYASLSDQATIIRSDPELLAHAALSVSLDTAKSTSSMMVKLSQSHGMTPREVGAMRDCVEELGDSVDELKKSMGEMPQLRGPNFALTVNDIQTWVSAALTDEDTCMDGFAGKVMNGNTKIAVRNQIVNVAHMTSNALALINSYASLHS, from the coding sequence ATGGAAGGCTGCTGCTCTTCTAATTCTAATCATTTGGTCGGAATTCTTCTCATTTTCCTCAGCCTCACTCGCTTCTCTACCACCGCCTCAGCTGCCAGAGCTTTGTCTGGAGTCACTACTAACACCGAATTCATCAGAACATCTTGCAGCACGACGACTTATCCTGAGCTCTGCTATGCCTCTCTCTCAGATCAGGCAACTATCATTCGATCCGACCCTGAACTTCTAGCTCACGCCGCTCTCTCCGTCAGCCTTGACACCGCAAAATCAACCTCTTCCATGATGGTAAAGCTGTCCCAAAGTCACGGCATGACACCCCGAGAAGTCGGGGCAATGCGTGATTGTGTGGAGGAATTAGGCGACTCGGTGGATGAGCTGAAAAAATCAATGGGAGAGATGCCGCAGCTCAGAGGCCCCAACTTTGCCCTCACCGTGAATGATATACAAACGTGGGTTAGCGCTGCCCTGACAGATGAGGATACGTGCATGGACGGATTTGCCGGAAAAGTCATGAATGGCAACACCAAAATCGCTGTGAGGAATCAAATAGTAAACGTTGCACACATGACTAGTAACGCCTTGGCTTTGATTAATAGTTATGCTTCCCTCCACAGCTAG
- the LOC113725144 gene encoding 21 kDa protein-like: MEGSSSTHLATILLICLSLTHFSTTATAARALSGATNAEFIRTSCSTTTYPKLCYATLSNQATIIQSDPKLLAHAALSASLDTAKSTSSMMAKLSQSHGMTPRQGGAMRDCVEELRESVDELQNSLDEMPQLTGSNFALTMNDIQTWVSAALTDDDTCMEGFAGKAMNGNTKIAVRDQIVNVAHVTSNALALINSYAALHG, translated from the coding sequence ATGGAAGGCTCTTCTTCTACTCATTTGGCCACAATTCTTCTCATTTGCCTCAGCCTGACTCACTTCTCTACCACCGCCACAGCAGCCAGAGCTTTATCTGGAGCTACTAACGCCGAATTCATCAGAACATCTTGCAGCACAACTACCTACCCTAAACTCTGTTACGCCACTCTCTCAAATCAGGCAACTATCATTCAATCCGACCCTAAACTTCTAGCTCACGCGGCTCTCTCCGCGAGCCTTGACACCGCCAAATCAACCTCTTCCATGATGGCAAAGCTGTCCCAAAGTCATGGCATGACACCCCGACAAGGCGGGGCAATGCGTGACTGTGTGGAGGAATTACGTGAGTCGGTGGATGAGCTGCAAAACTCATTGGATGAGATGCCACAGCTCACGGGCTCAAACTTTGCCCTAACCATGAATGATATACAAACGTGGGTTAGCGCTGCTTTGACAGATGACGATACGTGCATGGAAGGTTTTGCCGGAAAAGCCATGAATGGCAACACCAAAATCGCTGTGAGGGATCAAATAGTGAATGTTGCACACGTGACTAGTAACGCCTTGGCTCTGATAAATAGCTATGCTGCCCTCCACGGGTAG
- the LOC113725142 gene encoding 21 kDa protein-like — translation MEKNYNLTEFLCTFLALVSSISLVQPTSAATTPSAYTNFVKTRCSATTYPAVCIRTLYPYASYVQTNPLKLCKTALSVAIQGAGNTSAKVSKLASRRGYYSRMEAAALKDCMYDVKDAISELKQALGAMTRLGGADRQFQWANAKTWGSAAITDLESCLDGFAGRKISPALRANIKSFVVPPQRLISNALYLINHLYQQ, via the coding sequence ATGGAGAAGAATTACAACCTAACAGAGTTCTTGTGCACTTTTCTCGCACTCGTTTCCTCCATTTCCTTGGTGCAACCAACTTCGGCTGCCACAACCCCATCAGCCTACACAAACTTCGTGAAAACCAGATGCAGCGCCACGACCTATCCAGCAGTTTGCATCAGAACGCTTTATCCCTACGCCTCTTACGTCCAAACCAACCCCTTAAAGCTCTGTAAGACGGCCCTCAGCGTAGCCATACAAGGCGCCGGCAACACATCCGCCAAGGTATCAAAGCTGGCCTCTCGGAGAGGGTACTATTCGCGCATGGAAGCTGCGGCCCTCAAAGACTGCATGTATGATGTGAAAGATGCGATTTCTGAGCTCAAGCAAGCTCTTGGCGCAATGACACGTCTTGGAGGTGCCGACCGGCAGTTCCAATGGGCTAATGCCAAGACTTGGGGTAGCGCTGCCATAACGGATCTGGAGTCATGCCTGGATGGATTTGCTGGGAGAAAAATTAGTCCTGCCCTCAGGGCAAATATCAAAAGTTTCGTAGTACCTCCACAAAGGCTTATAAGCAATGCTCTATACCTAATCAACCATCTTTACCAGCAGTGA
- the LOC113725140 gene encoding pentatricopeptide repeat-containing protein At4g25270, chloroplastic-like → MLEIGIILLQQPSLYKLSACRPLSSSSNEKTSKKQKLRQNYHPRARTKLRFPAPNPTPLLAKNYPRTKLQALEFVINEIESSIEKGIEVNDTHIFASLLETCFDLHAFDHALRIRRLIPDKLLRKNAGISSKLIRLCALNGQLDEAHHLFDQMPKRHESAFPWNSLIAGYAEKGLHEDALALYFQMVEEGLEPDRHTFPRVLKACGGIGLIQVGEEVHRHVIRYGFGNDGFALNALVDMYAKCGDIVKARKVFDRIVDKDLVSWNSMLSGYARHELITEALDIFVSMVREGLEPDSVTLSSLISSVSSSRLGTQIHGWVLRHGIEWDLSTANSLIAFYSNCNKLEEARWLFEHMPEKDLISWNSIIFAHSRNAEALFYFEQMVEANASPDAITFVSLLSACARMGLVEDGQRLFRMMRSDYGVGPIMEHYACMVNLYGRAGLIDEAYDFIVNRMDTEAGPTVWGALLYGCYLHGSVDLAEIAATALFELEPDNEHNFELLMRIYVSAGRFDDVKKVKAMMLERGLNL, encoded by the coding sequence ATGCTGGAAATCGGCATAATCCTCCTCCAACAACCGTCTCTTTACAAACTCTCTGCATGTCGCCCGCTCTCTTCCTCGTCAAATGAGAAAACCAGTAAGAAACAGAAGCTAAGACAAAATTATCATCCTCGAGCAAGAACCAAACTCCGATTCCCAGCACCAAATCCCACTCCACTCTTAGCCAAGAACTACCCCCGTACGAAACTCCAAGCCCTCGAGTTTGTCATTAACGAAATAGAATCCTCAATAGAAAAGGGCATTGAAGTTAATGATACCCATATCTTCGCTTCGCTTTTGGAAACTTGCTTTGACTTACATGCCTTTGATCATGCTCTTCGAATCCGCCGACTTATACCTGATAAACTTCTGCGCAAAAATGCGGGCATTTCGTCAAAGCTCATCAGATTATGTGCTCTCAACGGGCAGTTGGACGAAGCTCACCACCTGTTCGATCAAATGCCTAAGCGTCATGAATCGGCTTTTCCATGGAATTCACTGATAGCCGGCTATGCTGAAAAGGGTTTGCACGAAGATGCATTGGCATTGTACTTTCAGATGGTTGAAGAGGGCTTGGAGCCTGATCGGCACACGTTTCCTCGCGTGCTGAAAGCTTGCGGAGGCATTGGGTTGATCCAAGTTGGCGAGGAAGTTCATCGCCATGTAATCCGTTATGGGTTTGGGAATGATGGCTTTGCCCTTAATGCACTAGTCGATATGTATGCTAAATGTGGCGACATTGTTAAGGCTCGAAAAGTCTTCGACAGAATCGTGGATAAGGACTTGGTTTCCTGGAATTCAATGCTAAGTGGATACGCTCGACATGAGCTTATAACGGAGGCACTTGATATATTTGTGTCGATGGTGCGCGAGGGGCTTGAACCCGACTCGGTTACTTTGTCATCACTTATTTCAAGCGTGTCGTCCTCGAGACTCGGAACTCAAATTCACGGATGGGTTCTTCGTCATGGAATCGAATGGGATTTGTCTACAGCCAACTCTTTGATTGCTTTTTACTCCAATTGCAATAAGCTGGAGGAAGCGCGGTGGTTGTTTGAACACATGCCTGAGAAGGATTTAATTTCTTGGAACTCGATAATTTTTGCTCATAGTAGAAATGCCGAAGCTTTATTTTACTTTGAGCAAATGGTAGAAGCTAATGCCTCACCAGACGCTATCACATTTGTGTCTTTGTTGTCCGCTTGTGCTCGTATGGGTTTGGTAGAAGACGGACAGAGGCTTTTTAGGATGATGAGGAGTGACTACGGAGTCGGGCCAATTATGGAGCACTATGCATGCATGGTTAATCTTTATGGAAGGGCGGGACTGATCGATGAAGCTTATGACTTTATCGTGAATAGAATGGATACTGAGGCCGGTCCAACTGTTTGGGGAGCATTACTCTATGGTTGCTACCTTCACGGAAGCGTCGACTTGGCTGAGATTGCTGCGACAGCATTGTTTGAGTTGGAGCCAGATAATGAGCATAATTTTGAGCTTTTGATGAGGATTTATGTGAGTGCAGGGCGCTTTGATGATGTTAAAAAAGTTAAAGCAATGATGTTAGAAAGAGGATTGAATTTGTAG